Genomic DNA from Solanum dulcamara chromosome 4, daSolDulc1.2, whole genome shotgun sequence:
AACAGTCTCCCGATTCCACAAAGGAAAAAGATACCATCTCCATATATCTTACCTTCCCACCCTCCACCTGTGGAAATACACATAGTATTGTTATTGGAATTCTTTTTATATTATCGTACTATAAGTACAATGAAGCCAAAACAAGTAACGAACTTTGGTCTTGCATGTTTGTTTTACATTCAAAATTAATGATGGATATGAGCATAAGGATGattgaaattaaattattgtAATGTTAACAGTCAATTCGTTCGGTTTTAAATCTTATGGTTGGAATTTTCCGGAAAAAAAAATCTGATGTGACATTTGTCAGACATGATGCAATTTTTGGTTATGGATCCCACCATACTTTTTTTACATCCAGTAATTCTCCATCCGTTATACTTAATCATCATTGATCAAATAGGAAAATACTAATACATTACTTTGATTAGATACCAATTTCACTGTGGCTAATCCATACACAAATTCAAGACTTGGCATATAGATACTTGTATTAATAGTAAGAACAATTCTTATTGTAAAAAACAGACAATACTGTAACATGAGTTAGTAGTATAAACAGAGAACCAAGTAAGTTCATCACTCTTCCCTGCAACCAGCATGATATGCTTGCGGAAGCTAAAACTACAGTATATTCTCTTCTACTACAGAAAGCTTATAAGCCTCTAATACTACATACCCCAGTTTGGAAGTTCCCTCATCTAACAAGTTAAACTATAGACTATGTACGGTCTCAAATTCCTCAAGTAACCAGAACAACCTCTTCCTCCTCTCAGTTCTCAGCAGCTTCAACAGAAGCACCATATTGATTATTACTTCATATGATTTAAGGAGATTTGAAGACAACCTACCAACTCATAGATCGAACTCTTCGCAGAAGTCTTGGTGGTCTTTGCTTCTCTACCACTGGTATCAGGTTCTCCATGATCTGCACAGAAATAATATGAAAAGTGAGTATTGAACGGTGAACAGATACATTCCAACAACTGAAAGAAACCTCCCAACACATCTTATTCAGACTGCAAACATAAAGTTCACATACAAAACTCATTATAAAACTAGGCTAAGAAAGGTAATACCGGTCTTTAGAATTTGATATGTACTACCACATAAAATAGGGGGCAATTTGTATCTTTTGAAACCGCGCTACTTCATTTTCCCCATAAAACCCTGTAACTACTCCACAAAACTAAAATAAACGATCAATATTGTGAAACATTATCTTCCATTGGAATCCTCCAGCTCTTCCAGTCTTCTCCCAAGATCCTATGTTTGTTTCTTCTCGTTCTCTCTCCCTTTTCTCACATTATATACCTAATTTGATTAAAAGGATGACTACTTCAAAGTTTTCAATTAAGGGGAAAAAGAACAATTTGAGATGTCTCCAGTAACAAGTTTTATTGAAATAACAAGAAAAGAACAACGCAAAGCCAAAGATCAAAACTAGGATGACTATCAGAATCAGATTCAGGTTCGTGCAGGAAGAATTACGTCAAAAACAGATTCAGGTTGCATGTGGGATCACCTAAGCATCCGATAGATTGTAAATGTAAAACATCTTCTCTTTTATGGGTCCTGCATACCAAATCCCATATCtccataaaaaaaatacatagttTGCTTTAAAAAGAGAATGGGAAAAAAAGAGTGCCTTGTTCTTAGTTTAAGAGATTAAAAGGATTGTTTtagaaaaggagaagaaaaacgAAAATAGCAAAGATCATTGATCTTAGTTATGAAGATTCAAGGCTTTCTTTAAAAAACAggtgaaaagaaagagagaaaagcTTTGGACCTGAAGAAAATAACCTACTGATCACAGAATTAGTAACACTGAGTTTGATATCTTTAATCTCATAGGCAAGTAGCAATTAACTATCAAAAGTGCAAAGTTGTAGTGAAAAAACTTTTTAACCTCCCTGACCCTTACTCTAGCATTAACACAGCATAAGATTGATGCTTTATTGAGGAAGAGCTGATCAATGAAGTCAAACACATTGAGTTAGAGTTGGGGGATGATTCAATGAAGTTCTCCGTTGCAATGCCTCTTTATATTCTTTCTTACACCTTTGACACATACACCTTATATACGAATGCATAAGTTTGCAACAAGAACGGTCCATTTACGTACATAGCTATGTCTGCACAAAAGAATATTTCCTAAttgaaaaagggaaatagatcaAGAATTTAAGGTAAAAAACAAGTTTAAAGGAGTTCTAAAGCTGGTTTGgaggaaaaaaagagaggagTTCCAAAGACAATTATTCAGGAGTTGAAGTACAAATATCTGGACATCAATTCAAGTACTCTTGGAGTTGTCCATCAAGATATAGATTTATGAAGCAGAAAATCAAATACTTGTCAATTGGACGCATGTGTTGGTATATATTTCCACTGTGATCTGCATTTTAGTCATGATCAACTACATCTTTAAGGTCCTGGTTCTTTGTTTTGCCGTGTTATGAATTTCATAACCTTCCAGAATCTGTGATTTGTTGGAACCTTCTGAATTTTGGGTTGCTTTTTTGGAGCCAAATGCAACAATAGTAGCAATATAAAGAATTGCATTTATAATGATTGTCTAAGAGTTGGAGAATTCCTTTCCATGTGTACAAGAGAATGACTAGCAACAAGGAATAACGCCACAAGAAAGTCATACACAAGAAATGAACaagtttaaatttatataagaGGTGGAAAATAACAGAGCTCAGCTCATCCAGAGAAACAGAAAATAATACCAAGGTTACTGCAAGCAACATGAAACAGTAAGAGTAGAAGCATGTCTTCATTTGTTAGATAATAGAACAAGCAAAAAATTTCAGAATTAATCGAGCAATACATAAGAATATACACCAAGATTTCATTTCTAATTCATCCTAAATTTTCATTAGTGAAGTGGCATATTATAGTGCAAAGGAGTGACTCATACCTGCTTAAGTCTCTCCTTATTCTTCTCCTCCTGCATTAGGCCAAAAAAATTGgttcttttaaaaatttcttgGAACATACTATCCTACACAAAACTTAATTTTAGAAGCTCCAAGTACAATAAATCAGAACTACTAATAAGCCCCATTACAGTTCTTAGAAATACAAGTACCCTGATTCAACCAAAGCAAGAAGCCAAAATGAAGGTATTGGGAATAGCAAGGCTACAGAACAGTGAAACTGAAATTCACTTCAATCACACTTTGAAAGCGAACTTAAACTAACCTCTTCTCTCAATAACCTTGCATTTTCCTCCTCCAATTGTGTAACCAAAGACACCAATTCCACAGTATAAGCCTGAAATTTCAGTAaacatatacatgcatgtcTTAATTTTAGCCCCAAAAAACAAACAATAGCTATGATCATCCACATGATTAGAAATTTAGCACTAAAATGAAGGTACCTGCTTTCGCTCTCTAGACCTTGCAGCAGACTCTCTGTTCTTGATCATACGTCGCTGCTTCTGCTGTGTAGCCCTGTCGGCCGGCAACTCCTCCACAGTTGACCTTCTCTTCCCTCTTccactcccacttccactcccTGTAATTGCCACAACCCCATTTCCAAATCCCATGTGGGGTTGGGGTTCCATACCGTACACCCCTGGTCCATTCTGCATGGCCACCGGAAACTGACAATTCCCAGTACCCATCATGTTATCCACCACAAACCCTCCGGAAGACGGAGCCTCCGTGGCTGGaggtggaggaggaggaggagcgATCACCGGGACTCTAACATCTTCCTCTGTAACCGCCCCAGCTTTGGTCAAAAAATCCTCCAGAGTCATCTCCGGCTCCCTATTCCCTCCCCCTGCTACAATTTCCCTCCACACCTCATCAACAGTCTTAGTGTTCCCCACATCACCACCGGCGGCGGGGGCAAATGGTGTAGGAGGGGCGGCGGAGCAAGCAAAAGGGTCGGAATCAGAGTAGATGTTGTTGAGAATTTCGTCCATGTTCATAGAATCAAAGTTTGTAGAAGGAAGAGAGTGATGTAGAGAAGAAGTTGGGTTTTGGGGATGTAGAGAAGGATCCGAATTGGGCGTTCTTGATGCTGACGGCATCACCTTTGACGCCATAACAACCGACTTTTTAGGGATCTCGTTtctcccttttcttttctttcttgcaGAAATTTTCCTCAGAATACACAATAACTGATTCTTGATGCTTATAATTTCAGAAAGTTTggatcttttcttcttcttcgtcttctCCAGAGGCGTGTAGAATAGAGAGACTGGTAATTTTGAATGTGTTAAAGTGAGTGGAAAAGAGAAAACACTAAAGTGGTTTGTGCAGTTGGACTTATTATGAGAAAACGCTATAAATGGTCCAAGAACTTTTGGAGTAGACAAAAATAATACCTTCActaaatattcaaaattttattagaCTTGGCATCTATCCGttttttatacaaataatttaGATTTAATCCTCATGCCTCCATGAAATTAAacttttaatctatttttttaattgtttctctcttccttttatttttatgaaaagaacTCTCACCTcaacaatttaaaaaaattaataaggaaagaagatataAGTCCTAATTTTATTCAATGGAGGATAAACTAAAGCATATTATTATTGCTAATAATTTAAACATTATGTTTCCTTTTTTAGCGTGAattgtttgttttatttttcatacaaaaaaaaataagagatttaatattattactcAAATTTATCtacgtaaaataaaataataaaatcgatttaattcaaattttaaaaaaatctaaaaaaaagttGATAACTTTTTGAATAGTTATCAAACCCGATGAGTGTTTGAATACTTAAAGGATTAAAATTGATATGTGTATAATTAAGAGACTAAAAATGGTAAAGGGTCATATAGTGtgaaggataacatcaaatagttccgaaataaaattatagTGCCATTCAATTTGTCGTTTGGTTGGCAAGTTCAAGATAACTCATCCcggaattaataattaataccGAGATAAGTAATCTCTTCTCTTGGGTGGTATAGTAATCCCGAGATAACTAGATAAAGTAggtaaataacaaaaatatctcTTTAAACCTtttttatacatcacttttcacattcataaagggtatttttgtaacacaaataatttattcttaaaatttatataatacacATTATTTTGATTGCAACAAACCAAAcattcaataagaaataatcttatcacaacttatcccatcataactaatctcatTATAACTTATTACGGCATAACTAATtgcatcataacttgtattcaaatcAAATGACCCCTAAGTGTATAGTTAAGAAACTAAACTTGATAACtttttgaataattaaaaaactaaattcgatAAATGTATAATTAATGGACTATTTTAGACCTACTCCACTAGTTCAAGGACCATTTATAACATTTTCTCGAGTTACTATAGCACACAccaacaaatattttttcttgctCCATTTGTACTATTTTATTTGACACTATTTAATTTTAcactatatttaaaaaaattaaactttaagatttaaaataatcattaaatatatatatatagttataaattattttattaaaaataaaaaaaagattttataatgaaattatttctgagataacatttttttttaagtacgtattaagaaaaaaatagtgtGGACGGATTGAATAGTTAACTTTTCCTTCAAGCCAATTCCCCATTTCAAGAAGGAAGAACCTTTTTACCTCcgacaaatattttatttacctTTTTACCGTACACTTCCTATAAGCCTAGCCCTAGGAAACAATTTACACTcttcaaatattattatattattattaaatgatgatgtgaattttcaaaataaaaataagaaaaccaTCTTAActtcaaattaattatataaatggAGTCTAGATCTATTCATAACTTTAAAAgggagaaaaattattttcaataaaaccgacacataaaagtaaaaaaagaaatagacctattaaaattttatagagAGGCAAAAAGTATAGTTtaataaaatcttaaaaagaaaaataagtttcTTAAACTTTAGGGGTACTATAGTAATCGCCTTGAACGAAAATAGGAAGTATTGAAAAGTTAAGTTAACATTGCAAAAGGAAAAAAGgattagaagaaaaaaagaattaaaattttctcataatTAAGCCGTATAAAAAAAGGGGTTATAGGGGGgccattaaaaaaatatcatatcaGTTTGACTTTTTAATCaataaatgaagaaatttaCAGCCGGCAGGAATCTACAAATTCAACAATATGATTTAAAAGGGAAGAAATTAGCAAACTGTAGTAACAACAGATCCGTGAAGGTGGCTGAGTTGAATTTTGTAACAGATAatatcttaaaaaaaaaaaggttaggaAGCAATTTTTCCTATTAACGTCTTTTTAATTGAGCTCattgtatttaaaattaaataaatattgaaaaatgacATTTGGATTTGATTAAATACTCATTTAATCATATTAAATTTGTCTAATTGCGATTGTTATACAAAAGGAAATTTACCCACTACACAGcaagacaaaaaataaaaaggaaatgcCATAATTCTCCCTGAAACCATTTTCTAGTAGATTCGTTTGTCTTTTCCGAAAGCAATATTCTTGGCACTATCCGACAAGTAGAAACTTCTCGGGAATCGGATCAATTCATTTGTTCGGATGGTTTGTTCCGTGTTACTCCGtcgttcaaaaaaataatataatttaacttaacacgaaattttaaaaaataaattttttattttattttataattttaaattaaagttatattaaatgtatgagaatatttttaaattttgtgatcttaaatatgtcacgtaaaaaattaaaattttatcaaaaaaaaatgagtcattctttttgaaacaagttaaaaagaaaaaaaatattctttttaaaattgagAGAGTATTTCATAATGTAACACATCGTGTGTATCGTATAGAttgtatcattattttttattatatagtgtcacatattcataatataagtgATAAACCTACACCAAATTATAAGGTACGAAATaaaattactagaaaaaaatatagtaaataataaaataaaattattaaagataaaatgggcatcaaataaataattatgtaactACTATTAATGAAAAGACGTCAGTGGGCTTTCAGACTTAACGTGTCAGACTTGatttccttcttattttgccCTTTATCTCTCTGTCCCCATTTCAAttctttgcttcttttttttttccttttgcaaCTTATATCCATTTTTGtgtaaaagttaaaattaatatttatagaAGAGAAGAAATTCTAAAAACTaattagaatttttatttttgctatTCTAAAAGTCAGTGggtttttatttttgcttaaGATTGAtgtagaaaataaatttattttcagctTTATAGAAGAAAAGAAGTTATAAAAGCTTTTGCTATTTGCAAGTTGTGTGCATGAACTAATTAGAAATTTCTAATTTGATTGCAAGCCTCTtccaatattttttctaaagtaAGCATGAGAAACTTCTTCGGAATCTGtaagagtatttttaattaaatagtatgactatttttttcttcttaagaACTAAACATACAATGTGGTTCCTTGAGTTGAGGATATATTGAGAAcaattttctctcaaatttcaTTTTATGAGATTCCATTGGGTAGGTGGCTGTTGTAAACTTACAACGTGGAATTACATTTTCAAAGTACATCGGAAAttcaaaatagttatttttaaaatatgtatgatTGAAATTTGTCATTCATTCTACCAATATATATTGTAGTACAGTTTTGAAATTGCTCCACCTTTAATCAAAGGTTTCAAATTTGAATCTGAATATGGAGAAAATCCTATTGGGAGCACCACCCCCAAATGGTGCACCTTATAATGAGCGTCCGAATTTAGTTGGAGCTCCAATGCAGGCACCAAACCAAAAAAGAATCTTGTCGTTCTTTTTGCACAAATGTAGGAGTACTC
This window encodes:
- the LOC129885804 gene encoding bZIP transcription factor 12-like codes for the protein MASKVMPSASRTPNSDPSLHPQNPTSSLHHSLPSTNFDSMNMDEILNNIYSDSDPFACSAAPPTPFAPAAGGDVGNTKTVDEVWREIVAGGGNREPEMTLEDFLTKAGAVTEEDVRVPVIAPPPPPPPATEAPSSGGFVVDNMMGTGNCQFPVAMQNGPGVYGMEPQPHMGFGNGVVAITGSGSGSGRGKRRSTVEELPADRATQQKQRRMIKNRESAARSRERKQAYTVELVSLVTQLEEENARLLREEEEKNKERLKQIMENLIPVVEKQRPPRLLRRVRSMSW